The Fervidibacillus albus genome contains a region encoding:
- a CDS encoding glycosyl hydrolase family 18 protein, which produces MKKLVLFLVLLLISGCGYGNEQQMQSQDAQYNIQNSQSPAKLIRKENSEQAPDEKRSIHTIGFLEPITAEQAVSDLNGVSDHLSYVAFFSYRVNGDGSLVPIEDSEALAAVKKAGAIPMMVITNFTEGNFSPDIAYQIFTDKTASKSLINGVIQTMKAKGYKALNIDFEHIREQDRELYNGFLETIIPQVRKAGFTVSTALAPKTSDEQGGAWHGAHDYKRHGELADFVILMTYEWGWSGGPPMAVSPIPQVRKVLDYAVSVIPQEKIVMGAPLYGYDWTLPYEKGGEYAKRIAPAEAVELAAKEGVEIQFDDEAQAPWFRYADDENKTHEVWFENEQSMQAKFQLVNEYGLKGVAYWVLGEPFPENWTLLEKEFHILKN; this is translated from the coding sequence ATGAAAAAACTTGTCTTATTTCTAGTTCTTTTACTCATCTCTGGCTGTGGATATGGAAATGAACAACAAATGCAATCGCAAGACGCCCAATATAATATTCAAAATAGCCAATCACCAGCAAAACTTATTCGAAAGGAAAATTCCGAACAAGCACCCGATGAAAAAAGATCGATCCACACGATTGGATTTCTCGAACCGATTACAGCCGAGCAAGCCGTATCGGACTTGAACGGGGTCAGTGATCATTTATCCTATGTTGCCTTTTTTAGTTATCGGGTGAATGGTGACGGCAGCCTTGTTCCGATCGAAGACAGTGAAGCGCTCGCAGCTGTAAAAAAAGCAGGAGCGATACCGATGATGGTCATTACCAATTTCACAGAAGGAAATTTTTCACCGGATATTGCTTATCAAATTTTTACCGATAAAACGGCTTCAAAAAGTTTGATCAATGGCGTCATTCAAACGATGAAAGCGAAAGGATATAAAGCGTTAAATATCGATTTTGAACATATTCGCGAACAGGATCGGGAACTGTATAACGGATTTCTTGAAACGATCATTCCCCAAGTTCGGAAAGCCGGCTTTACAGTATCCACTGCGTTAGCCCCAAAAACGAGCGATGAACAAGGGGGTGCGTGGCACGGTGCCCATGATTATAAGCGACATGGGGAATTGGCAGATTTCGTAATTTTGATGACGTATGAATGGGGATGGTCAGGTGGGCCGCCAATGGCTGTTTCACCGATCCCCCAAGTTCGGAAAGTTCTCGACTATGCTGTCTCCGTTATTCCCCAGGAAAAAATTGTGATGGGTGCTCCTTTGTACGGGTACGACTGGACGTTACCGTACGAAAAAGGAGGGGAATATGCGAAACGAATCGCACCAGCGGAAGCAGTGGAACTAGCAGCGAAGGAAGGAGTGGAAATTCAATTTGATGATGAAGCACAGGCCCCTTGGTTTCGTTACGCCGACGATGAAAACAAAACCCACGAAGTTTGGTTTGAAAATGAACAAAGCATGCAAGCGAAGTTTCAACTTGTGAACGAATACGGACTGAAAGGAGTCGCCTATTGGGTACTAGGCGAACCATTCCCCGAAAACTGGACGTTACTTGAAAAGGAGTTCCATATTTTAAAGAACTAA
- a CDS encoding DUF1292 domain-containing protein encodes MEEIEIGEVFTITDENDEEQEVEVIAKATVDGTVYVAVSFVEDLEEDTEEDIDVFFLKVDKDGDLDALETDEEFEKVYDVFDEMFEDDE; translated from the coding sequence ATGGAAGAGATTGAAATCGGTGAAGTGTTTACGATTACCGATGAAAATGACGAAGAACAAGAAGTGGAAGTAATTGCAAAAGCGACGGTTGACGGAACCGTGTACGTTGCGGTAAGCTTTGTTGAAGATCTTGAAGAAGATACGGAGGAAGATATCGACGTATTTTTTTTAAAAGTGGATAAAGATGGAGATTTGGATGCGTTGGAAACGGATGAGGAATTCGAAAAAGTGTACGATGTGTTCGATGAAATGTTTGAAGACGATGAATGA
- a CDS encoding OB-fold nucleic acid binding domain-containing protein, which translates to MKVWIVGGISLLLLLLIVGTVVLIFQFKKRTGGDSASRHFSNPNAKIEQADYTYMICERCHKRNYVNKNSLHKLCNNCGWNLTEPYVHKTVHIKQLAEDIGTEQLAKMNVNDRLYVYIDHVLKEGNKMATVSVYDGNYRLIGTVDEEVAKELIPKIDMCAKVFGKIKKKHPHGLEILITNDVQKMWSF; encoded by the coding sequence GTGAAGGTATGGATCGTGGGTGGAATTTCGCTTCTTCTCTTATTACTCATCGTCGGTACGGTCGTTTTAATATTTCAATTTAAAAAAAGGACAGGGGGAGATTCGGCCAGTCGACATTTTTCGAATCCGAATGCAAAAATCGAGCAGGCCGACTACACGTACATGATTTGTGAACGATGTCATAAACGTAATTATGTGAACAAAAACAGCTTGCATAAACTATGTAACAATTGTGGATGGAATTTGACGGAACCGTACGTGCATAAAACCGTCCACATAAAACAATTAGCCGAGGATATTGGTACCGAACAACTGGCAAAAATGAACGTTAATGATCGGCTTTACGTGTACATCGACCACGTTTTAAAAGAAGGGAATAAAATGGCAACCGTCAGCGTGTACGACGGCAACTACCGGTTAATCGGCACTGTCGACGAAGAGGTCGCAAAGGAATTAATTCCGAAAATCGACATGTGCGCCAAAGTGTTCGGAAAAATAAAAAAGAAACATCCCCATGGATTGGAAATTTTAATTACGAATGATGTTCAAAAAATGTGGAGTTTTTGA
- a CDS encoding SRPBCC family protein, protein MKEILVFRCDEEIHAPIDIVFQYLNDDEKIKLWNRLLIENLYEENQKDQLASKAKFKTVQKIGDNKITVDVELVEYDPPHKVVLHSHSKEGISITKYLLSEKGENTYLVVEASIIPSNLWYKLVAKLFSMAAVTNFKNQYRNLKLYVEKNKDHSLNA, encoded by the coding sequence ATGAAAGAAATATTAGTTTTCCGATGTGACGAGGAAATTCATGCGCCGATCGACATCGTTTTTCAATATTTAAACGATGATGAAAAAATAAAATTGTGGAATCGACTGTTGATTGAAAATTTATACGAAGAAAATCAAAAGGATCAGCTGGCATCCAAAGCGAAATTCAAGACTGTTCAAAAAATTGGTGATAATAAAATTACGGTGGACGTCGAATTAGTCGAATACGATCCTCCCCATAAAGTAGTGCTCCATTCCCATTCGAAGGAAGGAATAAGCATTACGAAATATTTATTATCTGAAAAGGGAGAAAACACCTATTTAGTTGTGGAAGCATCGATCATACCGAGTAATTTATGGTATAAACTAGTGGCAAAATTGTTTAGTATGGCAGCTGTCACAAATTTTAAAAATCAATACCGAAACTTAAAATTGTATGTTGAAAAAAATAAAGATCATTCCTTGAACGCATAA